The following proteins are encoded in a genomic region of Microtus ochrogaster isolate Prairie Vole_2 chromosome 5, MicOch1.0, whole genome shotgun sequence:
- the LOC101984146 gene encoding 2-oxoglutarate dehydrogenase-like, mitochondrial, which produces MPKTPDFLILRGQEFEEEIAKYDRICEEAYGRSKDKKILHIKHWLDSPWPGFFNVDGEPKSMTCPTTGIPEDMLTHIGNVASSVPLEDFKIHTGLSRILRGRADMTKKRTVDWALAEYMAFGSLLKEGIHVRLSGQDVERGTFSHRHHVLHDQEVDRRTCVPMNHLWPDQAPYTVCNSSLSEYGVLGFELGYAMASPNALVLWEAQFGDFHNTAQCVIDQFISTGQAKWVRHNGIVLLLPHGMEGMGPEHSSARPERFLQMSNDDSDAYLVFTEDFDVSQLYDCNWIVVNCSTPASYFHVLRRQILLPFRKPLIVFTPKSLLRHPDAKSSFDQMVSGTSFQRMIPEDGPAARSPGQVQRLIFCTGKVYYDLVKERSSQGLEEQVAITRLEQISPFPFDLIMREAEKYSGAELVWCQEEHKNMGYYDYISPRFMTLLGRSRPIWYVGRDPAAAPATGNKNAHLVSLRKFLDTAFNLKAFEGKTF; this is translated from the exons ATGCCTAAAACCCCAGATTTTCTCATCCTGAGAGGGCAGGAGTTTG agga agaaatt GCCAAATATGACCGGATCTGTGAGGAGGCATATGGCAGGTCCAAGGATAAAAAGATCCTGCATATAAAGCACTGGCTAGACTCCCCCTGGCCTGGCTTCTTCAATGTGGATGGGGAGCCCAAGAGCATGACATGCCCAACCACTGGCATCCCTGAGGACATGCTGACCCACATTGGCAATGTGGCCAGCTCTGTGCCCCTGGAGGACTTTAAGATCCACACAGGTCTCTCCCGCATCCTACGTGGCCGTGCAGACATGACCAAGAAGCGCACAGTGGACTGGGCATTGGCAGAGTACATGGCCTTCGGTTCGCTGCTAAAGGAGGGTATCCACGTACGGCTCAGTGGCCAGGATGTGGAGAGGGGCACGTTCAGCCACCGGCACCATGTTCTTCATGACCAGGAAGTTGACCGGAGGACGTGTGTCCCTATGAACCACCTGTGGCCTGACCAGGCCCCCTATACTGTGTGCAACAGCTCCCTCTCAGAGTACGGAGTTCTAGGCTTTGAGCTGGGCTATGCCATGGCCAGCCCCAACGCCCTGGTCCTCTGGGAAGCTCAGTTTGGTGACTTCCACAACACAGCCCAGTGCGTCATCGACCAGTTCATCAGCACTGGCCAGGCCAAGTGGGTGCGGCACAATGGCATCGTGCTCCTGCTGCCCCATGGCATGGAGGGCATGGGTCCGGAGCACTCTTCGGCAAGGCCAGAGAGGTTCCTGCAGATGAGTAATGATGACTCTGATGCCTACCTGGTGTTCACTGAGGACTTCGACGTGAGCCAGCTCTATGACTGCAACTGGATTGTGGTGAACTGCTCCACCCCAGCCAGCTACTTCCACGTGCTGCGCCGACAGATCCTGCTGCCCTTCCGCAAGCCACTCATTGTCTTCACACCCAAGTCTCTGCTGAGGCACCCTGACGCCAAGTCCAGCTTTGACCAGATGGTGTCCGGAACTAGCTTCCAGCGAATGATTCCAGAAGATGGCCCTGCGGCACGGTCTCCTGGGCAGGTCCAGCGACTCATCTTCTGCACAGGAAAGGTATACTATGACCTGGTAAAGGAGCGCAGCAGCCAGGGCCTGGAGGAGCAAGTGGCCATCACACGCCTGGAGCAG ATCTCGCCGTTCCCTTTTGACCTGATCATGCGGGAGGCAGAGAAGTACTCGGGTGCCGAGCTGGTGTGGTGCCAGGAGGAACATAAGAACATGGGCTATTACGACTACATCAGTCCACGCTTCATGACTCTGCTTGGCCGCTCCCGGCCCATATGGTATGTTGGCCGGGACCCAGCAGCTGCACCGGCCACTGGAAACAAGAACGCTCACTTGGTGTCACTGAGGAAGTTTCTGGATACTGCCTTCAACCTGAAGGCCTTTGAGGGCAAGACATTTTAG